From Chryseobacterium sp. H1D6B, a single genomic window includes:
- a CDS encoding DUF6443 domain-containing protein yields MRKIIIPIILLSASGILCAQNTTTENYVQSTTYIDYPAVGSPKTAVSVQYLDGLARPKQTVSVKASPLGNDVVSYVEYDAFGRQAKEYLPVPQNGTLNGAIVQNPLANASNTPYGSEKIYAEKTLESSPLDRVLEQRQVGNAWSNKPVAMEYGSNAAGEVKKYAVITSWGNGVTSSSVSSPTSYAAGLLYSTSVTDEDGNKTTEFKNSQGQVILVRKAVNATQNADTYYVYNEYDQLVLVIPPLADAAPNLSSVLDALCYQYKYDDRSRMAAKKLPGKGWEYMVYDKQDRMVMTQDAELGKTNQWMFTKYDQFGRAVYTGIYTSTAAYGLDGRQTEQNNLNTNGSNNEARGSSSPDSTVSGLNYSNTAYPVSSIKIFTINYYDSFPRDSWFPADLPEVILNQKVILNSQSGYAKGLLLASYVKNIEDDSWTRSFMLYDTRGRIIGTRSFNHIGGYTKTESELDFSGAVKKTKTYHKRLATDTERIITETFEYDSQNRLLVHNHQVDSNFVEVLTQNKYNELSQLENKKVGGYPSFGGNTFIQSIDYTYNIRGWMTKINDPENLNGKLFGYALKYTDPSIPTTSTPQYGGNIAEAHWKTSTDGVYRVYHYGYDKLNRLNGAVFREPYTTVPDGHFYNETAQYDLNGNITYLWRLTKGSSGTAELMDQLDYKYSGNRLTSVEDVSHNPSGHPWGGSPISYDDNGNMTDHLDRNINKIKYNFLNLPDSIDFTAPAGTSIDNTSVKYLYNANGTKLRKQYLAQEVAATDYLDGFQYTQVKFNPAVLNFVPTSEGYYNFENNKYIYNYTDHLGNVRVSYMKNGSGAEVIEESNYYPFGMKHEGYNGFAGNPAYNYKYNGKELQRETQWYDYGARFYMPDLGRWGVVDPLAEKYRRHSTYNYAVNNPIRFIDPDGRGVESTGVKLNENGSYTVVSAKDDGNNGIYVADAKGKYDVRTSDHLANSLTPRSFMGDDNKAVVGAVINPGDLSGNDFLNNLMGPNEPNIVNYMLNGKGNEQYDFKTNGPTGEAGGTDQRPEGMTVQQYSYRGVLFSVDTGNKTDNLAVIASARDIGNFGAGYIAGNNGLTWGTARAGFDALQSKQQGTFATEGQTTQMAQKLGHTLGHKNYDNRRSAIYKSQSSNPLRGPK; encoded by the coding sequence GTGAGAAAAATAATTATACCTATCATACTGTTATCGGCGTCAGGGATCCTGTGTGCCCAAAATACCACTACTGAAAATTATGTTCAGAGCACAACCTATATTGATTATCCTGCAGTAGGAAGTCCTAAAACTGCTGTAAGTGTACAATACCTTGACGGATTGGCGAGACCGAAACAAACTGTTAGTGTAAAAGCTTCACCGCTTGGAAATGATGTAGTATCGTATGTAGAATACGATGCTTTTGGAAGACAGGCTAAAGAATATCTTCCTGTTCCTCAAAATGGAACACTGAACGGAGCAATTGTTCAAAATCCATTAGCTAATGCGTCCAATACTCCCTATGGTTCAGAAAAGATATATGCGGAAAAAACACTGGAAAGTTCCCCTTTAGACCGCGTTCTCGAGCAGAGGCAGGTTGGAAATGCATGGAGTAATAAACCGGTGGCTATGGAATATGGCTCCAATGCAGCCGGAGAAGTAAAAAAATATGCAGTAATAACAAGCTGGGGCAATGGAGTGACCTCCTCTTCTGTGAGTTCTCCGACAAGCTATGCCGCCGGACTTTTGTATTCCACCAGCGTAACGGATGAAGACGGAAACAAAACTACAGAATTTAAAAACAGCCAGGGGCAGGTTATTTTGGTGAGAAAAGCAGTAAATGCTACGCAAAACGCAGATACTTATTATGTATACAATGAATATGATCAGTTAGTCCTGGTTATCCCGCCTTTGGCTGATGCGGCTCCTAATCTCAGTTCTGTCCTGGACGCTTTATGTTATCAATACAAATATGACGACAGAAGCAGAATGGCCGCCAAAAAACTTCCTGGAAAAGGCTGGGAGTATATGGTATATGACAAGCAGGACAGAATGGTTATGACCCAGGATGCGGAATTGGGGAAAACCAATCAGTGGATGTTCACCAAATATGACCAGTTTGGAAGAGCAGTTTATACAGGAATCTATACCAGCACTGCGGCATACGGACTGGATGGAAGACAGACGGAGCAGAATAATTTGAACACTAACGGAAGCAATAATGAGGCAAGAGGAAGCTCTTCTCCTGACAGTACGGTAAGTGGACTTAATTATTCGAATACTGCTTATCCTGTGTCCTCGATTAAAATCTTTACAATTAATTATTATGACAGCTTTCCCAGGGATTCATGGTTCCCTGCAGACCTGCCTGAGGTAATATTAAACCAGAAAGTCATTCTTAACAGCCAGTCTGGCTATGCAAAAGGTTTGCTGCTGGCTTCGTATGTTAAAAATATCGAAGATGACAGCTGGACCAGAAGTTTTATGTTGTATGATACCAGAGGAAGAATAATTGGGACCCGCTCTTTCAACCACATTGGAGGGTACACCAAAACAGAATCTGAACTTGATTTTTCAGGAGCAGTTAAGAAGACCAAAACTTACCATAAAAGATTAGCTACGGATACTGAAAGAATCATTACCGAAACTTTTGAGTATGACAGCCAGAACAGACTGTTAGTTCACAACCACCAGGTCGACAGTAATTTTGTAGAAGTTTTAACACAAAACAAATATAATGAGCTTTCCCAGCTGGAAAATAAAAAAGTAGGCGGCTATCCTTCATTTGGAGGAAATACCTTCATACAGAGCATTGATTATACCTATAATATCCGCGGCTGGATGACTAAAATTAACGATCCTGAAAATCTTAACGGAAAACTGTTTGGTTACGCATTAAAATATACGGATCCGTCTATTCCTACCACTTCAACACCGCAGTACGGAGGGAACATTGCAGAAGCACACTGGAAAACCAGCACTGACGGAGTGTACAGAGTGTATCATTACGGCTATGACAAGCTGAACAGGCTGAATGGTGCCGTTTTCAGAGAGCCTTATACGACTGTACCGGACGGCCATTTTTACAATGAAACAGCACAGTATGATCTTAACGGCAATATTACTTATTTATGGAGGCTTACAAAAGGATCTTCAGGCACAGCAGAGCTGATGGACCAGCTGGATTATAAGTATTCAGGAAACAGGCTGACTTCTGTTGAGGATGTATCTCATAACCCGTCAGGACATCCATGGGGAGGAAGCCCGATCAGTTATGATGATAACGGAAATATGACAGACCATCTGGACAGGAATATCAATAAAATAAAATATAATTTTCTGAATCTTCCTGACAGTATAGATTTTACTGCTCCGGCCGGGACATCCATAGATAATACTTCTGTAAAGTATTTATATAATGCTAACGGGACTAAACTGAGAAAACAGTATCTGGCACAGGAAGTGGCTGCAACAGACTATTTAGATGGATTTCAGTATACTCAGGTAAAATTCAATCCTGCGGTACTGAATTTTGTTCCTACTTCAGAAGGGTATTATAATTTTGAAAATAATAAGTATATTTACAATTATACAGACCACTTAGGAAATGTAAGGGTGAGTTACATGAAGAATGGTTCAGGAGCAGAGGTCATTGAAGAGAGTAATTATTATCCTTTCGGGATGAAGCATGAAGGATATAACGGATTTGCCGGGAATCCTGCCTATAATTACAAATATAACGGCAAGGAACTGCAGAGAGAAACACAATGGTATGATTATGGGGCAAGATTTTATATGCCTGATCTTGGAAGATGGGGTGTGGTAGATCCGCTGGCTGAAAAATATAGAAGACACTCCACTTACAATTACGCTGTAAACAATCCAATAAGATTCATAGATCCAGATGGTCGTGGAGTTGAAAGTACAGGTGTAAAATTAAATGAAAATGGTAGTTATACTGTTGTAAGTGCTAAAGATGATGGGAATAATGGTATTTATGTAGCAGATGCCAAAGGTAAGTACGATGTAAGAACTTCTGACCATCTTGCTAACTCTTTAACTCCCCGCTCTTTTATGGGAGATGACAATAAGGCTGTTGTTGGAGCTGTAATAAACCCAGGTGATTTGAGTGGTAATGACTTTCTTAATAATTTGATGGGTCCTAATGAACCTAATATTGTTAATTATATGTTAAATGGAAAAGGCAATGAACAATATGATTTTAAAACCAATGGTCCTACTGGTGAAGCGGGGGGAACAGATCAAAGACCTGAAGGGATGACCGTACAACAATATAGCTATCGCGGGGTTTTGTTTTCAGTAGATACTGGAAATAAGACAGATAATTTAGCGGTTATCGCTTCGGCTCGAGATATTGGAAACTTTGGAGCAGGATATATTGCCGGAAATAATGGTTTAACTTGGGGTACAGCTAGGGCTGGATTTGATGCTCTCCAAAGTAAGCAACAAGGTACTTTTGCTACTGAAGGACAAACAACTCAGATGGCACAAAAATTAGGACATACTCTTGGGCATAAAAATTATGACAATAGACGTTCTGCCATTTACAAGTCCCAATCCTCAAATCCATTACGTGGGCCTAAATAA
- the tsaD gene encoding tRNA (adenosine(37)-N6)-threonylcarbamoyltransferase complex transferase subunit TsaD — translation MSDSIILGIESSCDDTSAAIIKGNSILSNIAANQTIHKEYGGVVPELASRAHQQNIIPVVEKSLTKANIQQNAISAIGFTRGPGLLGSLLVGTSFAKSLAMSLDVPLIEVNHLQAHILAHFIEDANPMPPKFPFLCLTVSGGHTMIVLVKDYFDMEIIGKTIDDAAGEAFDKIGKIFDLDYPAGPIIDRLAKEGNDDVFKFNKPKLEDYNYSFSGIKTSVLYFIQKEVKKNPDFIKENINDLCASVQRSIVEILMNKLEKAAKELNIKEVAIAGGVSANSALRKAMEDNHEKLGWNIYIPKFEYTTDNAAMIAMVAQLKFERGEFTDLRTSATAKYDL, via the coding sequence ATGAGCGACTCTATAATTTTAGGTATTGAATCGTCCTGCGACGATACATCAGCAGCTATTATCAAGGGAAATTCTATTTTATCCAATATTGCTGCGAATCAGACTATCCATAAAGAATATGGGGGTGTTGTACCCGAACTAGCCTCACGCGCGCATCAGCAAAATATAATTCCCGTAGTTGAAAAATCTCTAACTAAAGCAAATATACAACAAAATGCAATTTCTGCTATAGGATTTACACGCGGACCCGGACTTTTGGGATCTCTTCTTGTAGGAACTTCTTTTGCTAAGTCTTTAGCAATGAGTTTAGATGTTCCCTTAATTGAAGTAAATCACCTACAAGCCCACATTTTAGCGCATTTCATTGAAGATGCAAATCCTATGCCGCCAAAATTCCCCTTCTTGTGTCTTACGGTAAGCGGAGGCCACACGATGATTGTTTTGGTGAAAGATTATTTCGATATGGAAATCATCGGCAAAACGATTGATGATGCTGCGGGAGAAGCTTTTGATAAAATTGGAAAAATATTCGATTTAGATTATCCTGCCGGACCTATCATTGACAGACTGGCAAAAGAAGGAAATGATGATGTTTTTAAATTTAATAAACCCAAGTTAGAAGATTATAATTATTCTTTCAGTGGCATAAAAACCTCTGTTCTTTATTTCATCCAAAAAGAAGTAAAGAAAAACCCAGATTTTATTAAAGAAAATATCAATGACCTTTGTGCTTCTGTACAGAGATCGATTGTTGAAATTTTAATGAATAAGCTTGAAAAAGCGGCTAAAGAACTTAACATTAAAGAAGTTGCCATTGCAGGCGGTGTTTCAGCCAATTCAGCGTTAAGAAAAGCGATGGAGGACAATCATGAAAAACTAGGCTGGAATATTTACATTCCTAAATTTGAATATACTACTGATAATGCGGCTATGATCGCTATGGTAGCCCAATTGAAATTTGAACGCGGAGAATTTACCGACCTGAGAACTTCAGCAACTGCTAAATACGATTTATGA
- a CDS encoding asparaginase — protein sequence MKRKVLLIYTGGTIGMEKDYETGSLRAFDFGNIFEKMPEMKLMECEVFVHPFAKPLDSSDMGPEEWKIIAHYIHKNYEKYDGFLILHGTDTMSYTASALSFMLKGLKKPVILTGSQLPIGDLRTDAKENLLTSLYYASLYENDEAVIQEVAIYFEYKLLRGNRTLKYSAEYFDAYSSPNYPILGQSGVHLNILKDNLYRCETDVEFHVDDYISEDILFWRIFPGMHLSHFKEIPKMKVLILQVFGSGTIFSSTKTQETLQEIRNNGTEIVVVSQCISGGISFGKYENSNIFSKIGAISGKDMTAECAITKAMHLIGNPNYSGTFADNFSKSLCGEITD from the coding sequence ATGAAACGAAAAGTCCTGCTTATATATACTGGTGGAACCATTGGTATGGAGAAAGATTATGAAACGGGAAGCCTCAGAGCCTTTGATTTTGGAAACATTTTTGAAAAAATGCCTGAAATGAAATTAATGGAATGTGAGGTTTTTGTACATCCTTTCGCAAAGCCGCTGGACTCTTCTGATATGGGACCGGAAGAATGGAAAATCATTGCGCACTATATTCATAAAAATTATGAAAAATATGACGGGTTTCTGATCCTTCATGGTACGGATACCATGTCTTACACTGCTTCTGCATTAAGTTTCATGTTAAAAGGTTTAAAGAAGCCGGTGATTTTAACGGGATCTCAGCTTCCCATAGGCGATTTAAGAACAGATGCTAAAGAGAATCTTCTAACCAGTTTATACTATGCCAGTTTATATGAGAATGATGAAGCGGTTATTCAAGAAGTTGCCATCTATTTTGAGTATAAATTATTGAGGGGAAACAGGACATTAAAATATTCTGCGGAATATTTCGATGCCTATTCGAGTCCTAACTACCCTATTCTCGGGCAGTCCGGTGTACATCTTAATATTCTAAAAGATAATCTTTACCGATGCGAAACTGATGTTGAATTCCATGTCGATGATTATATTTCTGAAGATATTTTATTCTGGCGGATTTTCCCGGGAATGCACTTAAGCCATTTCAAAGAAATTCCGAAAATGAAAGTTCTTATCCTTCAGGTTTTCGGCTCGGGAACTATTTTCAGCAGTACAAAAACACAGGAAACTCTTCAGGAAATCCGAAACAACGGAACTGAGATTGTAGTAGTAAGTCAATGTATTTCAGGAGGAATATCCTTCGGAAAGTATGAAAACAGTAATATTTTTTCAAAAATCGGCGCGATCAGCGGAAAAGATATGACTGCCGAATGTGCCATCACAAAAGCGATGCATCTCATCGGCAACCCCAATTACTCAGGAACTTTTGCAGACAACTTCTCTAAAAGCCTCTGTGGAGAAATTACAGACTAA
- a CDS encoding RNA methyltransferase: MEDLAQTFEYLKQFLTEERLRKIEHFSKDSSDFVLPVMEDIFQFRNAAAIVRSVEACGFHKVIALEEENIFNPNLTVTKGAETWVEVEKMQKNIDSLKEVKSRGYKILAVSPEKNAVMLPDYQITEPIALVFGTEMEGVSEEVLDFADETLAIPMYGFTRSFNVSVAAGICMYELKQKLLQSNIEYKLNEEKLLEMKIRWSVNSIKSGKEILAHYLGKNKAH; encoded by the coding sequence ATGGAAGATTTAGCGCAAACTTTTGAATATTTAAAGCAGTTTTTAACCGAGGAAAGATTAAGAAAAATTGAACATTTTTCTAAGGACAGCTCAGACTTTGTACTTCCTGTGATGGAAGATATTTTCCAGTTCAGAAATGCAGCGGCGATCGTAAGGTCTGTGGAAGCCTGTGGATTTCATAAAGTGATTGCCTTGGAAGAAGAAAATATTTTTAATCCGAACCTCACGGTCACAAAAGGAGCTGAAACATGGGTTGAGGTGGAAAAAATGCAGAAAAATATAGATTCTCTGAAAGAAGTGAAGAGTAGAGGATATAAAATTTTAGCTGTTTCTCCAGAAAAAAATGCTGTAATGCTCCCTGATTATCAGATAACAGAACCTATTGCTCTGGTTTTCGGAACTGAGATGGAAGGAGTTTCAGAAGAAGTATTGGATTTTGCAGATGAAACGTTAGCGATTCCAATGTACGGCTTTACCCGAAGTTTTAATGTTTCTGTAGCGGCGGGAATCTGTATGTATGAGCTGAAACAGAAGTTACTTCAATCAAATATTGAGTATAAATTGAATGAAGAAAAACTGCTGGAAATGAAAATTCGGTGGTCTGTCAATTCTATAAAAAGCGGGAAAGAAATTTTAGCACACTATTTAGGAAAAAATAAAGCTCATTAG
- a CDS encoding RsmE family RNA methyltransferase, translating into MKLFYGEIENKKVIINDEEQQHIVKVLRMKEGEEISVTDGKGNLASGKLVLEGKKAGIDVSEIKNNTPDFNPNLHIAIAPTKNIDRIEFFVEKAVEMGISEITILQTEKTERKNINIDKIRKQAAAASKQSLRFHFPIINDAVKLADFLKDIHSENTFVAHCNENLERIELNSLPALTHYTFLIGPEGDFSDKEILHLSEKGIKAVSLGSQRLRTETAGVFVAAWNYNKMI; encoded by the coding sequence ATGAAACTTTTCTACGGTGAAATAGAAAATAAAAAAGTCATCATTAACGACGAAGAACAGCAGCACATCGTCAAAGTTCTCCGTATGAAAGAGGGCGAAGAAATATCTGTAACTGACGGTAAAGGAAATCTGGCTTCTGGAAAATTAGTTTTAGAGGGTAAAAAAGCCGGCATAGATGTCTCAGAAATTAAAAATAACACCCCAGATTTCAATCCCAACCTTCACATTGCTATTGCTCCCACAAAAAACATTGACCGAATTGAATTTTTCGTTGAAAAAGCCGTTGAAATGGGTATTTCTGAAATAACTATTTTACAGACTGAAAAGACTGAACGCAAAAACATCAATATCGATAAAATCAGAAAGCAGGCCGCTGCTGCTTCTAAACAAAGCTTAAGATTTCACTTTCCCATTATTAATGATGCCGTGAAATTAGCTGATTTCTTGAAAGACATTCATTCAGAAAATACTTTCGTTGCCCACTGTAACGAAAACCTGGAAAGAATAGAATTAAATAGTCTTCCGGCACTTACTCATTATACATTTCTTATTGGTCCTGAAGGGGATTTTTCAGACAAAGAGATTCTCCATTTATCCGAAAAAGGAATAAAGGCCGTTTCGCTTGGAAGCCAGAGACTTAGAACTGAAACAGCAGGAGTTTTTGTTGCTGCATGGAATTATAATAAAATGATTTAA
- a CDS encoding M20/M25/M40 family metallo-hydrolase: protein MKKIAFIVLGVLILLIVLLLIRTFTYPFKKNKSGTANELNIVKNDSAVQRLSGGIKIPTVSAGDAGDFNYSNFDTFKEYLKKSYPEVYQNTESNEVNTYGLVFKLKGKRSDLEPVLFLSHIDVVPPGEADVKSNYENVFRPDDKPLPAVTKVSEDWDYAPFSGAVANGRIYGRGTIDMKGMLFSLMESMTNVIKSGYVPQRDIYLAFGFDEEVGGQKGAVQIADYFKKKGLKFDAVYDEGGLILEKGSVAGINSDVAVIGCAEKGFLSAKIKVKGLGGHSSMPPMESAVGKVAVIMQRLEKSQMKPEITPLIKEFFDHIGGEMPFANRLAISNQWLLKPLLLSQLEKNNSTNALIRTTTALTMMKGSDAPNVLSPEVEFVVNFRLLPGNTIKEVKQHIAEATKGFEVEVEEIDNTREASAVSPTNTKAFQMIQAGIKQVYPDAVAAPYLTMAATDAYKYQIVSKNIYRFMPVKINDSEKQSIHSTNEYLSIENYMKMIRYFEYIMKNYDQ from the coding sequence ATGAAAAAAATAGCATTTATAGTTCTTGGTGTTCTAATTCTTTTAATTGTATTGCTGCTCATCAGAACTTTCACTTATCCCTTTAAAAAGAATAAATCCGGAACAGCTAATGAATTGAATATTGTTAAAAATGATTCCGCAGTACAAAGACTTTCAGGAGGGATAAAAATTCCTACAGTTTCAGCAGGAGATGCGGGCGATTTTAATTATTCCAATTTTGATACATTCAAAGAATATCTTAAAAAATCTTATCCGGAAGTCTATCAGAATACGGAAAGCAATGAAGTTAATACCTACGGATTGGTTTTTAAACTAAAAGGAAAAAGATCAGATCTTGAGCCGGTTTTATTTCTATCTCATATAGACGTTGTTCCTCCCGGAGAGGCTGATGTAAAAAGCAATTATGAAAATGTTTTCAGGCCAGATGATAAACCGCTTCCTGCTGTAACAAAGGTTTCGGAAGACTGGGATTATGCTCCTTTTTCCGGAGCCGTCGCCAATGGCAGGATCTATGGAAGAGGAACAATAGATATGAAAGGAATGCTGTTTTCCTTAATGGAATCCATGACAAACGTTATCAAAAGCGGGTATGTTCCCCAGCGTGATATTTATCTGGCTTTTGGCTTTGATGAAGAAGTGGGCGGGCAAAAAGGTGCAGTACAGATCGCAGATTATTTTAAGAAAAAAGGTCTGAAATTCGATGCGGTTTATGACGAAGGCGGGCTGATATTAGAAAAAGGAAGTGTGGCAGGAATAAATTCCGACGTTGCAGTAATCGGATGTGCAGAAAAAGGTTTCCTATCTGCAAAAATAAAAGTAAAAGGACTGGGCGGCCACTCATCGATGCCGCCGATGGAAAGTGCAGTAGGAAAAGTGGCTGTCATCATGCAGCGGTTAGAAAAAAGCCAGATGAAGCCAGAAATCACACCGCTTATTAAAGAATTCTTTGATCATATCGGCGGTGAAATGCCCTTTGCAAACAGACTGGCGATTTCCAATCAGTGGCTTTTAAAACCCTTGCTTCTTTCCCAGCTGGAAAAAAATAATTCAACCAATGCCTTAATTCGTACCACCACGGCTTTAACGATGATGAAGGGAAGCGACGCTCCGAATGTCCTTTCTCCTGAAGTGGAATTTGTAGTGAATTTCAGACTTCTTCCTGGAAATACCATTAAAGAAGTGAAACAGCATATTGCAGAAGCCACAAAAGGTTTTGAGGTGGAAGTAGAAGAAATAGATAATACAAGAGAAGCTTCAGCAGTCTCGCCCACCAATACAAAAGCATTTCAGATGATTCAAGCAGGGATCAAACAGGTTTATCCTGATGCTGTAGCTGCGCCGTATCTTACCATGGCTGCCACAGATGCCTATAAATATCAGATTGTCAGTAAAAATATCTACAGGTTTATGCCGGTTAAGATCAACGATTCAGAAAAGCAGAGCATCCACAGTACCAATGAATATCTCAGTATAGAAAACTACATGAAGATGATCCGTTATTTTGAGTATATCATGAAAAATTATGATCAATAA
- a CDS encoding catalase, translating into MKSRKKLTTSTGAPVADNQNIMTAGKRGPALLQDVWFLEKMAHFDREVIPERRMHAKGSGAYGSFVVTHDITKYTRAKIFSEIGKKTDLFVRFSTVAGERGAADAERDIRGFAIKFYTEEGNWDLVGNNTPVFFLKDPLKFPDLNHAVKRDPRTNMRSARNNWDFWTSLPEALHQVTITMSERGIPSSYRHMHGFGSHAFSFINRDNERVWTKFHFRTQQGIKNLTDEEAQDLVGKDRESHQRDLYESIEKGDFPKWKMFIQIMTDDEARTHKHNPFDLTKIWSQKEFPLIEVGVFELNKNPENYFAEVEQAAFNPANIVPGVSFSPDRMLQGRLFSYGDTQRHRLGVNNYQIPVNKSKCPFLNMYHRDGQMRVDGNHGSTLGYEPNSYGEWEEQTEYKEPPLELSGAADHWDHREDDNDYYSQPGNLFRLMNQEQQQALFKNTAASIGGAPKFIIIRHIKNCMKADERYGKGIADALGIDLCEVGE; encoded by the coding sequence ATGAAATCTAGAAAAAAACTCACTACGAGTACAGGAGCTCCTGTAGCAGACAATCAAAACATAATGACGGCCGGGAAAAGAGGACCGGCACTTTTACAGGATGTATGGTTCCTGGAGAAAATGGCGCACTTTGATAGAGAAGTCATACCTGAAAGGCGGATGCATGCGAAAGGATCTGGTGCGTACGGCAGTTTTGTAGTTACCCACGATATTACAAAATATACAAGAGCAAAAATATTTTCAGAAATAGGAAAGAAAACAGATCTTTTTGTGAGATTTTCTACCGTTGCGGGAGAAAGAGGTGCTGCAGATGCAGAAAGGGATATTCGGGGATTTGCCATTAAATTTTACACTGAAGAAGGAAACTGGGATCTCGTAGGAAATAACACTCCTGTTTTTTTCTTAAAAGACCCTTTGAAGTTTCCTGATCTGAACCACGCTGTAAAACGTGATCCAAGAACAAATATGCGAAGTGCAAGAAATAACTGGGATTTTTGGACCAGCTTGCCGGAAGCACTGCATCAGGTAACGATTACGATGAGCGAAAGAGGAATTCCTTCTTCATACAGGCACATGCACGGATTTGGAAGCCATGCATTCAGTTTTATTAATAGGGATAATGAAAGAGTATGGACTAAATTTCATTTCCGTACACAGCAGGGAATTAAGAACCTCACAGATGAAGAAGCACAAGATCTTGTGGGAAAAGATAGAGAAAGCCATCAAAGAGACCTTTATGAAAGTATAGAAAAAGGAGATTTTCCTAAATGGAAAATGTTTATCCAGATCATGACGGATGATGAAGCGAGAACCCATAAACATAACCCTTTTGACCTCACTAAAATTTGGTCTCAGAAAGAATTTCCGCTTATTGAGGTAGGGGTTTTTGAATTAAATAAGAATCCTGAAAACTATTTTGCTGAGGTTGAGCAGGCTGCATTCAATCCCGCGAATATTGTACCTGGTGTTAGTTTTTCACCGGATAGAATGCTGCAGGGCCGTTTATTCTCTTATGGAGATACACAGCGCCACAGATTAGGAGTGAATAACTATCAAATACCCGTTAACAAATCAAAATGTCCCTTCTTAAATATGTACCACAGAGACGGACAGATGAGGGTAGACGGAAATCATGGTTCCACATTAGGATATGAGCCGAACAGTTATGGGGAATGGGAAGAACAGACTGAATACAAAGAACCGCCGTTAGAGCTCAGTGGTGCAGCGGATCATTGGGACCACAGGGAAGATGACAATGATTATTATTCTCAGCCTGGAAATCTATTCAGATTAATGAATCAGGAACAGCAGCAGGCTTTATTTAAAAATACAGCTGCTTCCATTGGCGGTGCACCGAAATTTATAATCATCAGACATATAAAAAACTGTATGAAAGCTGATGAAAGATATGGAAAAGGGATTGCAGATGCCTTAGGGATTGATCTCTGTGAGGTTGGAGAATAA